From the Theobroma cacao cultivar B97-61/B2 chromosome 2, Criollo_cocoa_genome_V2, whole genome shotgun sequence genome, one window contains:
- the LOC18608637 gene encoding probable galacturonosyltransferase 10, producing the protein MRRRGVDFRRPVRRRLSNVVWWTLCGIVVLVFIVILSKENQIESRPTISRRPYRHDRIMEGLNITDEMLSPNSVTRQLSDQISLAKAFVVIAKESNNLQFAWELSAQIRNSQALLSNAATRRTPLTVPESETAIRDMALLLYQAQQLHYDSATMIMRLKAKIQALEEQMSSVSEKSSKYGQIAAEEVPKSLYCLGVRMTTEWFGNPNLQRKLRERKHLEAKLKDNSMYHFCVFSDNILASSVVVNSTALNSKNPDKVVFHLVTDEINYAAMKAWFTMNSFQGVTVEVQKFEDFKWLNASYVPVLKQLQDSETQSYYFSGHNDDGRTPIKFRNPKYLSMLNHLRFYIPEVFPALKKVVFLDDDIVVQKDLSGLFSIDLNGNVNGAVETCMETFHRYHKYLNYSHPLIRAHFDPDACGWAFGMNVFDLVEWRKRNVTGIYHYWQERNVDRTLWKLGTLPPGLLTFYGLTEALDPSWHVLGLGYTNVDSLLIEKGAVLHFNGNSKPWLKIGIEKYKPLWEKYVDYSHPLLQQCNFH; encoded by the coding sequence AGACCTTATCGACATGACAGAATTATGGAAGGCCTGAACATCACTGATGAAATGTTAAGCCCCAACTCTGTCACTAGGCAACTTAGCGACCAAATTTCTCTTGCAAAGGCTTTTGTTGTGATAGCAAAAGAAAGCAACAATCTTCAATTTGCTTGGGAATTAAGTGCCCAGATCCGTAATTCACAGGCCCTTCTGTCAAATGCTGCAACTAGGCGAACCCCTTTGACAGTTCCAGAATCAGAGACTGCAATTCGTGATATGGCACTTTTGCTCTACCAAGCCCAGCAACTCCACTATGACAGTGCAACAATGATTATGAGATTGAAAGCCAAAATCCAAGCTCTTGAAGAACAGATGAGTTCAGTAAGTGAGAAAAGTTCGAAGTATGGACAAATAGCTGCTGAAGAAGTCCCCAAAAGTCTATACTGTCTTGGTGTTCGGATGACTACAGAATGGTTTGGAAACCCAAATTTACAAAGGAAACTCAGGGAAAGAAAACACTTGGAAGCTAAACTTAAAGATAACAGTATGTATCATTTCTGTGTCTTCTCTGATAACATCCTTGCAAGTTCCGTGGTGGTTAATTCAACAGCTTTAAATTCCAAAAATCCAGATAAGGTTGTCTTTCATCTTGTAACTGATGAAATAAACTATGCTGCAATGAAGGCGTGGTTTACTATGAACAGTTTTCAGGGAGTGACTGTTGAGGTTCAGAAGTTTGAGGATTTCAAGTGGCTGAATGCCTCTTATGTTCCAGTTCTTAAGCAGCTCCAAGATTCTGAGACTCagagttattatttttctggCCATAATGATGATGGTCGGACTCCAATCAAATTCCGAAATCCTAAGTACCTCTCAATGCTTAATCATTTGAGGTTTTATATTCCTGAAGTTTTTCCAGCACTGAAGAAAGTGGTGTTTCTTGATGATGACATTGTGGTTCAGAAGGATTTGTCTGGCCTATTTTCCATTGATTTGAATGGCAATGTTAATGGAGCAGTTGAGACATGCATGGAGACATTTCACAGATATCATAAGTACCTGAACTACTCTCACCCTCTTATAAGAGCACATTTTGATCCTGATGCATGTGGTTGGGCATTCGGGATGAATGTTTTTGATTTGGTTGAGTGGAGGAAGAGGAATGTGACTGGCATCTATCACTATTGGCAAGAAAGGAATGTGGACCGGACATTGTGGAAACTTGGGACACTCCCACCTGGACTGTTAACATTCTATGGATTGACAGAGGCACTGGATCCCTCATGGCATGTGCTGGGGCTGGGCTATACCAATGTTGATTCTCTGTTGATAGAGAAAGGGGCTGTTCTGCACTTCAATGGGAATTCAAAGCCATGGTTGAAGATAGGGATAGAGAAATACAAGCCCCTTTGGGAGAAGTATGTTGACTATTCTCACCCTTTATTGCAACAATGCAATTTTCATTGA
- the LOC18608638 gene encoding QWRF motif-containing protein 3, with the protein MKSDDERAVAQHSLKPRRSKSREVCSRFLSPTSTPPHDSGLGSPNKALSPRRRKSTSIDTRKHRSLEEPSGLLRGLWPSSTPSTSSTSNGKLDTLADHLGNERLNDFLERKSHEQRTNNGSFSLSRQRSHTEFSRFVENEKQSAKENHRPSLGLGGSMRYTAKLGFPKKPSSSSTSSSSSPNILPGRFSVDENVLYKRSSSSSQKKSDFWTNDNFVLDSESEFSDQCSASNNNSPAITKTNSSLSSRKCGIDVSSKYLQEVPTRNRPRGTTSDSNILNPVSADSSPKVNKKFTIKNAIRRANSLTGHGTATSQWALSPGRSGSPPMSVENKVVKPMSFSSLKPPTSPSRNRGVEKLLNLGLMDLFKSKKSSALQVGSGDVESVHQLRLIHNRLMQWRYANARADAVNKNTSNQVENYLLSGWNSLVKVQHSVLQKKLKLQKEKLEIKMDFILQSQMKALESWADVERQHLASISMTKECLHSVVSKVPLIEGAKVDAQSASMALRHASDLTVSIKSMLSAFSPATEKTVSLLSELAEVVAQEKLLIEECLELFRMISILETQEKSLMCYVIQLNSRQRQMQQQQQVQQEILQ; encoded by the exons ATGAAAAGTGACGATGAACGAGCGGTGGCACAGCATTCTCTGAAGCCGAGAAGATCCAAGTCCCGTGAGGTTTGCTCTCGCTTCCTTTCTCCAACCTCAACACCGCCTCATGATTCTGGACTCGGGTCTCCAAACAAAGCCTTGTCCCCTCGCCGACGCAAATCCACCTCCATTGACACGAGAAAACATCGCAGCCTTGAAGAGCCCAGCGGCTTACTTCGAGGCCTATGGCCTTCATCCACCCCTTCTACCTCTTCAACATCAAATGGAAAACTCGATACTCTGGCCGATCATCTTGGAAACGAGAGGCTTAACGATTTTCTCGAGCGAAAAAGCCATGAGCAAAGAACGAATAACGGATCCTTTTCACTTAGTAGGCAAAGAAGTCATACGGAATTCAGTAGGTTTGTTGAGAATGAGAAACAAAGTGCTAAAGAAAATCACAGACCTTCTCTTGGTCTTGGGGGATCCATGAGGTACACGGCTAAGCTTGGGTTTCCCAAAAAACCATCGTCGTCGTCAacatcatcatcttcttccCCAAATATTTTGCCTGGAAGATTTTCTGTCGATGAGAATGTTCTTTACAaaagatcatcatcatcatctcaaaAGAAATCAGATTTTTGGACGAATGataattttgttcttgattctGAATCTGAGTTTAGTGACCAATGTTCAGCCTCAAATAATAATTCTCCAGCCATAACAAAAACTAATTCTTCTCTGAGTTCTAGAAAATGTGGTATAGATGTTTCTTCCAAGTATTTGCAAGAGGTACCGACAAGGAATAGACCAAGAGGCACTACTTCGGATTCAAATATTCTTAATCCGGTGTCAGCTGATAGTTCTCCAAAGGTGAACAAAAAGTTTACCATTAAAAACGCCATAAGAAGGGCTAATTCACTCACAGGACATGGTACTGCTACTTCACAGTGGGCGTTATCACCAGGACGGTCAGGATCTCCACCAATGTCAGTTGAAAACAAGGTTGTCAAGCCAATGTCATTTTCGAGTTTGAAACCGCCTACTAGTCCTTCCAGAAACAGGGGCGTGGAGAAATTGTTGAATTTGGGATTAATGGATTTGTTCAAGAGTAAGAAGTCTTCCGCTTTGCAAGTGGGTTCGGGTGATGTGGAAAGTGTTCATCAACTGAGATTGATCCATAACCGTTTGATGCAGTGGCGTTATGCAAATGCTAGAGCTGATGCTGTGAATAAGAACACTAGTAATCAAGTTGAG AACTATCTGTTATCTGGGTGGAATAGTCTTGTGAAAGTGCAACATTCAGTGCTACAAAAGAAACTAAAGCTTCAGAAGGAAAAGCTTGAGATCAAGATGGACTTTATACTTCAATCTCAA ATGAAGGCATTGGAATCTTGGGCGGATGTGGAAAGGCAACATCTAGCATCTATTTCCATGACTAAAGAATGTTTGCATTCTGTTGTCAGCAAAGTGCCCCTTATAGAAGGAGCAAAG GTTGACGCACAATCAGCTTCAATGGCACTTCGACATGCATCAGATCTCACTGTTTCGATCAAGTCAATGCTATCTGCTTTCTCACCAGCg ACTGAGAAGACCGTGTCATTGCTTTCGGAATTAGCAGAGGTGGTTGCACAAGAAAAGCTACTAATAGAGGAGTGCCTCGAACTTTTCAGGATGATATCTATCTTAGAG ACTCAAGAGAAGAGCTTAATGTGCTATGTTATTCAACTAAATTCACGGCAAAGGCAGATGCAGCAGCAGCAACAAGTGCAACAAGAAATCCTTCAATGA
- the LOC18608640 gene encoding uncharacterized protein LOC18608640, producing MATLAAIAARRAATLARTPAPSQAASLIPRRGLAGAADHHGPPKLNFWQDPMSPSKWKEEHFVIVSLSGWGLLIFSGYKFFTGGKGKKEENLAEAAQ from the exons ATGGCTACTTTGGCAGCGATTGCAGCTCGTAGAGCAGCGACTCTAGCTCGAACACCGGCTCCTTCTCAAGCCGCTTCCCTCATTCCTCGCCGTGGTCTGGCCGGCGCCGCAG ATCACCACGGACCTCCAAAGCTTAATTTTTGGCAAGACCCAATGAGCCCATCTAAATGGAAAGAAGAGCAT TTTGTGATTGTCTCTTTATCTGGTTGGGGTCTGCTTATCTTTAGTGGATACAAGTTCTTCACTGGAGGCAAAGGCAAGAAGGAAGAG AACTTGGCGGAAGCAGCACAATGA